The genomic interval CGCGCTGGCCACCTCGACACGAACGCCTGCATCTGCCCGACGTCGAGCGTCTCGACGTCGCTGCGGTCGTCGCCGGTATACGTGACCACGCCGGGAACGGCCTTCTGGATCCGGTCGGCGAGACCGTCCGCCCTGGTCCCCTTCGAGACCAGCACACCGACCGCGTCGATCTTTCCGGACGTGCCGTAGAGCCGCGCCGCCTGATCGTCCGTGAAGAAGACCGCGGACTGCCGGTCGAGCGAGGAATCGGGCTCGGCAACACCACTGACCCGGAACGACGTCGGCTTCGAACCGATCACCAGCGTCACCGTGTCTCCTCGTGCGAGCCCGGCCCGCTGGGTGAGGTCGCTGCCGAGTACGACATCGTGGGCAGCTTGCGGCCGGGTGCCCGAGCGCAGCGTGAACGGAGCCAGCGCCGCGGCGGACCAGCCGTGCCCGTACACGGGCGGCCCGTTGAGGACTGAGCCCTTCTTGAGGACGGCCGTACGGACGCTGATGTCCCCGACCGCGGATTCGGCACTGCGGCCGTACTCGACCGTGAGGATCCCCGCTCCCTGATGGGATTCGTCGAGCACCTGCTCGGCGACACCGCCGAGCAGTTCGGACGGCTGAGCGGCTACCTGGACACGGGCAAGGCCGAGAGTGACCGGGACAAGCCGACTCCATTCGAGGCCATCTATCACGACGGCAAGTCGGTGGGCCGATTCCTGAACGCGATGCGGGACCTCAGCTACCACGCGTCACACGAACTCGCTGCCCTGGCCGACTTGAGCGGCTCCCGGCAACTGCTCGACGTGGGCGGAGCGAGCGGACCGTTCTCTGTGGCCGCCCTGCACGCCTACCCACGACTGCGCGCGACCGAGTTCGGCCTTCCCCAAGTCGGTCCGCACCTGGCCATGCGGGCCACCGAGCACGAGCTCGGAGACCGGCTGGGCTTCGCGGCCGACGACTTCTTCCGCGACCCGCTGCCGACCGGCGACTGCTTCGCCTACGGCTACATCCTGTCCGACTGGACGACGAGACCTGCGCGGCTCTGCCGCGCACGGCGTAGGAGGCTGCCTGCCCGGCGGCCGGGTGCTGATCATGGAGCGGCTCTGCGACGACGACCGCGGCCGCTCCGCCCGCCACGGCCGTCCATGTCGGCCTGCAAGGCGGACACGAGCGCGTCGCGCCGCACCCGAGTTGCTCACAAACAGACGCCTGGCACCGGACCAAGCGCCGACCGATGACGTCACGGCGGTACGCGACCACGCCACATAGCTGCCACCCGAACAGGAAAGGACAGAGATCGAGGCGTGGCTCGCCTTCGCGGTCGCCCGCTCCAGCACCTCACCGAGTCCGCCGCAGCACCGAAGCTGCCCTCCCCACCCAAGCCGAGCGGTGACGACCTCAAGCGCTTCCTCGGCCACTGGAGCCCTTACGGATCCCGTTCCTACTGAGCCTCACATCAGGCGATATCGAGCACGGCGTCACCAAGAAGCGGCAAGGAAGGGGCCTCCTCAAGCCGTACTCGACGAAACGGCGGGTCAGCGGCCCTTCTCGGCCGGCTCCAGAATCGCCACGCACTCCACATGATGCGTCATCGGGAAGATGTGGACCCCTGGGGTGATGAACAAAGCAGCAGGTCAGAGCCTGTTTTCCTATGCTCCCCGAGGGGCCGTGCGTCAAACGAGCGTCACCAGCGTCGGCGTGCGCCACGGGCTAGCGCCACGCTAGCTGCGCCGCCCTCCAGGGGTGTTTTGGCCAGGGTAGCGGAAACGTGTACGGCGCCGCCGGCCACACACGGAAAGGAGTGTGGCCGGCGGCGCCGGGGAAACGCGATGGGCGAGGTGGGCGAGGGTTACCTACCGTCACCGACGCGAGTATCCGTGGTCGGGTTCGGCGTGGCCCCCTCTGGAACGATCACCGCAGCGGCACCGGCCAAAGGGGCGGGCGGGCGGCGCACCGGCCGGGCCTCTGAGTGGCCGCCAGCTGCGTGCTGGCGGGAACGGACGGTCGCGTAGTCGACCGCACCGACCCAGTCCAGGTCGTCCTCTGCATCCGCCCGGGCGAGCAGGGCGGCGAAGACACGTTCCCACGCACCGTCGATCGGACACATCCACAGCCTGCTGTGGGCGCCCTTCCAGGAACTGAACCTCCCCAGGGGCCATCCACGCGTCCTGATGCGGCACTTGAACGCTATCGCGTCAATCACCTGCCTGTGCTGCTCCCGCCACCGCCCACCCCGCTTCGACGTCTGGTCCGACGACAGCGACTCAACCCGCGCCCGCTGCACGCCAGTCAAACGGTCAGGGGCCCGCGCCGGGGCCTGACCTGCAAGATCCACCTCGCCGGTGGCGGTGCCGGTTCGGTGCAGCAGTCAGAACTGCGAGATCGCGAAGGTAGCATGAGCAAGGCCAAGCAAGTGATGTACACCACGACAGCTCCCTTGACAGTTCAGGGAGGGCGGCATCCCTGCCTTTCCCTACCGAACGCTCTCACCTGCTGTTTCTTCTCTCAGCAAGACGAACTCCCCGCGCAGCCAAGAGGGATTGTTGCGGTCCAGGTGCTAGACATCTGCACAACAATGAGTGTGGCGCCGAGGCCACAAGCGTGCGGAATATAGGCCCCGGCGCCGCAATCGGACGCGGCTGCAAGAACAGCCCACAGGTCATCGAGCTGTGGCGGAAGGGAAGAACTGTCATGTCAGTGAATCGGCCGTCCCGTTTGGACTGCGTCGTCCACGGAGCTGCTGAGGCACCCGCGTTCCCGAGTACGCAGGTCGTCGTCGTAGTAATCGTGGCCATGACTCTGGCTACGGTCCTAGTAGCCCTTGGGCACGCGGTGCCGGATGCGTTGCAGGTCATCGGCGGAGTCGCCTTGATCTCCACGCTGTTCACCGTCCGCGGCCTCAACCCGATTGCTCACCGACTCCGAGTGTGACGTCAAATGGGACGTAAACCCAGGGCGTTGCCGAGGGAGCCCTCTCCCCTTGTGGAACTAGCTAGTTGGCTGCGAGAGCAGCGGAAGCGAACGGGAATGACCTACGCACAACTAGCCGAGCGCATCGAGTGCAATAAGTCCACTCTCAGCAGAGCAGCCAATGGCACGGAGCTTCCATCACTCAACTTGGTGGAGAGGTATGCGATGGCCTGTGGGGCTGACCTGAATATAGGTAGACGATTACACTGGCAGTGTTTGAGAGAACTGAGAATCAGGCGCATGCTGAGGGAAGAGAAGCCAAAGAGGCCGGACATGGTGGTGACACCAACCGACCTTTGGAACGCGCTTGTGTCGGTGTATGCACTATCGGGGCTCACGTACCGAAAAGCCGAGCAGAAGGCAAAGCACCTCGCCGAGCAGGGAGTGCTCGCTCACCCGATCAGCCGTGCCAGCTTTCATAATTTTGTCACCCGGAGAACTCCTCTGACGCGGCGGATCATGTTGGCCGTCATCGCGGTCAGCGATGTCCCGCAAGATGAGTGGATCTTCTGGGAGTCGGCATGGCGTAGCGCGCGGATGGAGTTCGTTCGCTCGGCCGCTCGGGACGGATCGCCTGCCGCTCGCGAATATCTGGAGCAGCAGCGCGAACACCTTCCGAAGGTGTGGGGATCCCATGGAACAACTGATCCCTTGAGTAATGCGGCTCGGAATGTGGCGAGTCTGACCCGGATGCAAATCTGACTCGTTTGCTGAAAGACTCCGGAGTTGCGGTGCCGGACATGGCGGCATTAAATACAGGGGCCCTCGGCCGAACACCGAGGGCCCCTGCGTGTATGTCGTTGACCAAACCATCACACAGCCCTGTTCTCCGAGGGCTTCACTCAACGTGTTGTATGCCTGTACCTCAGTAGCCAGCCGCCCCTGCCCTAGGCCGTTTCTTTCAGATCATCTGATCGTTGGTCTGGTGTGTCGTTGACTGACGCCCAGTGGGCACGCATCGAGCCGTTGCTGCCGGATCGGACGCCGAGGCGGGGTGGGCGGTGGCGGGATCACCGGCAGGTGATCGACGCGATCGCGTTCAAGTACCGCACCGGGACACCGTGGATGGACCTGCCCGAGCGGTTCGGGTCGTGGAAGGGCGCCCACAACCGACTGCGGAAGTGGGCCATCGACGGCACCTGGGAGAAAGTCTTCACTGCCCTGCTGGCCCAGGCTGATGCCGAAGGTGACCTGGACTGGGTCGTCGCGGTCGACTCGACCGTCGTCCGTGCCCACCAGCACGCCGCCGGGCCCCGTCAAAAGGGGGCCCGGCCGGCGAGCCGGCAGACCATGCCCTCGGTCGATCCCGGGGTGGACTGACCACGAAGATCCACCTGGTCGCAGATGGCGTTTGCCGACCGCTGGCGTTCGTCATCACGCCGGGCCAGGCAGGTGACGCACCCGTCTTCGAGCAGGTCATGGCCCGGTTACGGGTGCCCAGACGAATCGGCCGCCCCAGGGTCACGCCGGACATGGTCCTGGCCGACAAGGCGTATTCGTCCCGGGCGATCCGCCTCCATCTTCGACAGCGGAAGATCCGGACGGTGATCCCGCAGCCGGCGGACCAGGCAGCCAACCGCAAGCGGCGCGGTCGGCTCGGCGGCCGTCCCCCGGCCTTCGACCGCGAGACCTACAAGCAGCGCAACACCGTCGAGCGGTGCATCAACAAGCTCAAGCAATGGCGCGGTTTGGCCACTCGGTACGACAGGACCGCAACCATCTACCTGGCCGGACTGCACCTCGCCGCCATCTTCATCTGGTCGGCGAGGTGATCCGAAAGAAACGGCCTAGGCCGACGCCATCGACATCCCGATCCTCTTCCGTAACGGCCCGGGTGGTCGGACCAAGGCGAATGGCGCCAGGACGATCTCCCTCCCTGGTTGGACCGCCCGCACTACGCCGCGCGGGAGATCGCGGCCCGAATAGCGCCGATGGACACCTACATGGACCTCCATGACAGGCCTCACCTCCACGACTCCAACGTCAGCCGCCGCCTGACCGCGAACATCGTCCTGCAACAGGGCACGGAGTCCAGTGCCCGCGGGGCGTTCAGCTACCGGATGGGCATGACCATGGCCGAATGGGCTTGCCGTTCCCTCATGGGCCTGAGCCAGACCTGGCACATCGAAAACAAGTGGCTTCAGGGGATCACGGACACCGCACAGAAGACGAAGCCGGTCAAGGGCCAGAAGAACCCGCGGCCCGACCTGTGGGGTCGGCAACACCAAGCCGAGAGCTGCTACTGGCTGATCGAGGCCAAGGCCAGCGACATACGGCCCGGCCGGCTCGATCGCGGCTGGGAGCAGCTGGAAGCCGGCTGCACCGTGGTCCACCCTCACGGACTGGACCACCGCTTGGTCCTGTGCGGAACGGGCCTCAGGCGCCACGCGAGCCCGAAGAACGACCTGTTCGTCACGATCCGCCATGAACACCGCCCCGGCAAGTCCGACACCCCCTCCGGCGAACCGACCAGCGCGGCCCCCTCCCCAGGGGGCCGCAATCCGCGGAGGCGAGCTCGACGAGGACGAGAGCGGAGCCACCCTGCTGGACGTCGCCCGCTCCCAGATGCTCCCCTTCCTGGCCCTGTGCGCCGGGGAGATGGCCTCGTTCACGCTGCTGCGCCTTGTGCCCGTCGCCCGGGAACGCGCAGAGCGCCGTCGAGAGTCGGGCCTGCTCACCCTCATGGAAGGCGACCAGGCGACCCGCGACCGGCGCGATGCCCTCCGGGAACGAAGTGGATCCCCCTCCGACGACACAGCACAGGAGGTGGGCCTGGAGAGCTTCCTCACCGCCCGCATCCCCGGCACGGAAGTCACCCTCGGCATGTCACAACCGGCTCTATGCCGCCTGCGAAACACTGTGGCCGGCGGCGCCGGGGAAACGCTACGTGCGAGGCGGACGGGCGTTGCCTACCGTCACCGACGGCGAGCATCCGTGGCCGGGCTCGAGTTGGCCCCCTCTGGAACGATCAGTTGGGAGTCCAGCCGCTGCCACGCTCCGAGGACCGCTTGGTGAGCATCGGGGGCGAGGTGCGCGTACCGCTGCGTGGTCTGGTAGCTCTCGTGCCCGAGCAGGTGCTGCACCTCGTACAGTGACACCCCCTTCTGAACCAGCCAGGACGCACAGGTGTGACGCATGGAGTGCGGCGGGTAGTGCGGAACCGGCCGGTTCGTCCCGTCAGGTTCTGTGTAGTGCGCGCGCTTGACCGCGGGCCACCATGTCTGGGTCCGCCAGTTGCCGTCGTCGAGCAACCGACCGGACCGGCCCTTGGTGACAGTGGTGAAGACAACTCCCGCGCGGTCGCGCCCGCGCATGTGGCGGGCAGGGGCGTCGAGAACGTGCTCGGGGATCGGGACCTCGCGGCGGCTCTTCGAGCTCTTCGGGTACTCCTTGATCCCTGACTTCGTGTTGACCTCCACGACGAACAGCCGGCCCCGCCGCCAGTCGATGCGGTGCCCGTGGAGGCCGGCCAGCTCTCCCCACCGCAGGCCGGTGTAGAAGGCGAGCAGCGCCATCGTCTGCCACGGCTCTTCGAGCTCATCGAGGATGGCTTGGGCCTCCTCGACGGTGAACCACTGCGGCGGCTTTACCGCCTCCCGGGGCAGGTCGATGCGCCTGCAAGGCGTCACGGAAATGAGATTCTCGTCGACCGCCGCTCGCATGATGGAGGACATCAGGTTGTAGGCCCGCCGGATCGCCGAGGCCCCCTTCTTGTCCACGACCAGCTTCCGGACCCAGGACTGCGCGTCCAGGCGGGAGATCGCGCGCACTTCCCAATCAGACCAGTACGGAGAGATATGGGTACGTATACACGAAGCGTCCCCTCGCTGCGTATGGGGTTCCACGACGCGGGCTTCCCACCAGCGGTCGTACCACTCCCCAAACTTGATCTTCCCGGCCTGCGGATCCTGATACGCATTCCGGCGGAGTTTCGCTTCCTGGTCCAGGCCCCACTCGCGGGCCTGCGACCGAAGGGGAAACGTCTCAGTGAACCGCTCGCCAGTATGGTTTCTGACAGTGGCCTGCCAATTTCCGGAGGCCAGTTTGCACAGGTACGGCATATTCCCTTTCCGATTGTCTTGGGCATGACGACGGACCTCGCCACAACACGTATGGGTCGGGCTCAGCTCAGCGCCAGAGGGAGGCGGCAGTGCGCCGCCGGACCAGTTCATGCACGTCCCTGCTCGGGATGCGGACACGCGAGCGCTCGTTGCCAGTGCGCAGGTCCACAACCGACAGCTCACCCGAGGAGATGTACCGGTAGACAGACCTCCGGCTGATGTCGAGAATCTGGGCAACGTGGGGGGGGCAGAGAGCAGGTTTTTCGCACATGGTCGGGGCTTTCACTTCGCCCTGGGCTTCCGACGACGCCTACGCAGTGACTGCGCAGGGCACGGTTCGGGCCGCAGCGAATATGGACAAGGAAGCCCGCACCACGCCACAGCCAAGGAGTCGGCGCGAACTACGTCAATGGTCTGGAGAACCCCCGGTTTGGCTAACCGGGGATCGTCGGTTATATGTATGCCGCCACGCGGCGCCGTCCAGAGGGGTCAGGTGCCCAACCAGTGACCGCAGCGATCGCCATTGGGCTCGTCTTCAGAAACCACAATCCCGTCGCTGACAAGATGGTCGAGGTTTCGGGTGACTACCTTCTCCGAGCCCGCCGCGCGAGCACCCTGTCCGGCACTCACGCACGGGCTCGCGGCCACGCGGGCGAGGACCACTCGATGCTGGCGTAGTCATCTTGGAGAAGGTCGTCGGCGAAGAAGCCAGTCGCACAGACACAGGGGCGAGCCGGGGCGGTGATGCCGCCTTGGTCAGGGGCGGGCGCGCACCGCCTGCCCACAGCGCTGAGGGTGATCAGAAGGGGAGCCGTCAGGCGCAGAGAGACGAGAACGGGCTTGGGCAGAGGATCTCCTGAAGCGCTGGCGCAATCGAGGGGGCAGCGAGCCCGACAGCCGTGTAGAGCACCGGGGCCTTGCTGACCTGTGGTTTTCGGGGACGTTGTACGTTGACATCGTCCCGGCGAGCATTCCAGTCCTTCGCGGCTCTTCTCCGTCTGCCAAGGGTGAACCTTCCGAGCGGGGTGGTGATTGGTGCCTCGAGCGGGAAACTTGCCACAGGATCGGGCCGGCCTTGGCACGATCACACGCATGACGCCACACCCCCTCCTTGACGTCACCCAGGTCGCCGCAGTCGACGCCTATGTTGCGGTGGACGCGGCGGGCCCATCGATGGCGCGTCCCTAGTTTCACCGCGGCCGAGAGGCGTGAAGGATGTCGATCAAACGGGAGACGGCAGGCAGCCGGAAGGAGTACTGGAAGTGCACGGTGGAGTCGGGCGAAATGAAGCGCAGCTCCGAGCGCTGCGCGCCGGGACCGAGGGATTGGCCAGCCTGTACGAGCAGGTCACCTTCGATGAGGTGCACCGCCAAGTGCTCCACCTGATTCCGGTAGAGCCAGCGAGAGTCTTGGAGATCGGAGCCGGTACTGGGAGAGATGCAGCCGCCCTGTCGGCCCGGGGACACACAGTGGTTGCGGTAGAGCCCTCGGATGAGTTCCGAGGCATTGGGCAGCGCGTCCATGCCGGTCACAGAATCCAGTGGGTGAACGACAAACTGCCTGAGCTAGACACCCTGGCTCGCCTGAATCGGCCTTTCCAACTGATCATGCTTACGGCCGTGTGGATGTTCCTTCACGAGGGCGAGCGAGATCGCGCAATGAGCAGAATCCAAGAACTGCTAAGTGAAGGCGGCCACCTCGGTGTGGTACTGCGCATCGGACCGGTGCCGGCTGGCCGAGGAATGTTCCCAGTATCTGCGACGGAGACTGTATCTCTCGCCGCCGCTCGAGGGCTCAGCCTAATTCACGAGAGTACCCAGGCCGACTCGCTCGGGCGTCCGGACGTCACGTGGAGCAACCTCTTCTTCGAGAAGCCTGCACTTGCAACGTCAGACGAGACACACTGATCTGCTCTTCGTGCAGCGAAGTTGACCTTCAGGCGACGGCACATCGAGACACTCAACTCCCTGAGGCGGGGCAACGATCACATTGCCCCGCCTCAGGACGACGCGTCCCAACATTCAGGGGGCGTCAACCGACGGCAGATTCTTGGCGAGCTCGTCCGCGGCAATCGGGTATCGCTCGTTCTTCACGGTTCGGTACGTCCTCATCGCTCGGTCGATCTGCGCCCTGGAGTTGGGCGCCAGATGAGCCAGCAAGAGCTCAAACAGGGCAGTGTTGTTGTCCTTGGCGGCGATCATCTTGCCCTTGCGACTGGCACTGTCAGGCGTTTCCTGCCAGACAGCGCTGAACGGTGGTGCAGACATTCGCCATTCCAGCTCGGACAGTCGCTCCAGCAGGCGCGGCCAGTCAAGGAGCCCCTGGTCAATGATGTGCCGGGCAGCACGCGCAACCTGTACCTGCACAGCAGGCCTCATGAACGGATGACCTTCGCCGTCGCGGCCCTTCGGGGCACGCAGCTCCTTGGGCGCCGACTGTGCCTCGTAGCGTTCACGCATGTTGCCGCACGCCTTGAGTAGCTCGTCGATGCGCACGGCCAGATCGTCATAGCTCTCATCGAGGACGTCGTCTGCCGCCCGCTGCGACGTCTTGCTCATACTGTCGTGGAGTCCGAACCCGAGATCGGTGAGCAGGTCGTACAGCACACCGATCGTCGTCCAAGCGGTACCGGTTACTCCCACTTGGCGGGTGGCGAGCTTCAACTCTCCGTCTGCGCCGACCTTGCTGAAGACCTGAACCACGCCGTCCTGCCGCAGGAACTCGTGATCGTCGAGAAGCCGGCGGGTCAGGATCGCGAAGCCGTCGTCCTCATCCAGCGCGATGTTCTCCTGCGCTGTCGTCTTGACCGCATTGCGGTTGATGTTGGTGAAGAGGCGACGCGTGCGCCTCCGACCTTCTTCGTTGTCGAAGTGGGGCACGACGATGACGCTGATGTCTTCTCGGCCGAGCTCAGGATTGCGCTTCACGGCATCCTTGATCGCCTTCAGCCGGTGCTGACCGTCAAGGGCGAAGAACTGGTGGGTGCCGTCGAAGGTGAGGACGCCGAAGTTGCCATCCATGCCGGACAGCACGTCGCTGTTCTCAGCCGTCTTCTCCATTTCCAGTGGGATGTACTCGGGCGCACCCCCCACGCTGCAACGATGATGGCACCCAGGAACCGGTTCTCGTTCGTGAGCAGGTAGTTCGTGATCTCGGTGGTGCGAGCGCCTACACCGCGCTGGATCATCGTGCCCAGGTCCTGGTTCCCACCCAGGTCATGAGCGAAGTTGATCTCTCGCGCCACTGCCGCGTAGCTCATGAGGCAGGAGTAGTACGTCCAGTTCCCAACCTTCGCTTCGAAGGCAGGAACCCACGTCTTGGAGGGCATCGTTTTCTCTTCCTACTGTGCGGTGATCAGGCTGACCAGGCGGAACGGGGACTACCGAGACGGGCTCGAAGCTTCGGCCGGCCGCGGTCGTTGAGCGGGGGTTGTACAAGCGAATCAGCCTCTTCTCCAGCCCTCGATCCGGCTGCGCTCGGGAACCGTGGCGCACCAGAACTCCAGTGGCCGCAGCGAGAGATACCGGGTGAGACGCTGGTTGCGGTTCTCGGGCTCGGCCTGGGTCCAAAGATCCTCCGGATTGCCCCGCAGGTGGCGTCGGTAGTCCTTGTACCGCAGCCGGATCGTGTTGCCACGATCGTTGTTCGATGCACCTGCTTGCCCGATATACAGCAATTGCGGGAAGCTGCCGTGCGTGGGCATCGTGCCAACGTGGAACTGGAACGGCGGCCGCCAAACGAACATGTAGAGCCCAGGATCGTCGGGCAGGGCCGGCGACAGCTCCTCCGTCGCCTGGTGGATCTCCCAGGGGCTTGCAAACTCTCGCAAGTCAGAGGCGAGTTGCTCAGAGTTCGTCGCGTCCAGCATCCGGAGCAGACCCACCTCGATCTGCAGGGCGGGGCTGTCATCCTCCCGGTACCTCTGAACGACCCGAGTGAGTGCGTCCGTACCCGAGATGCTTGAACTGGTCATGCCTGACGAGCCCCCCATGGCGTCGTAGTGGTGATCGTCAGTTTGTCAGGTGCCACCGACAAGCCATCAGGGGATGACAGATATTGCTACCTTCAGGACAGCAGATTCACGCCACGCCGCCTCTACCGTGACGCCCCGGTCGCCCCCACCGGCAAGGCGGGGCAGCAGTGGGCGAGGACCACCCTCCAGACCCGGCCACCGCTCCGCCTCGCACAACGATGAGACTCTCGGCTTGATCGACCAAGAGGCACACACCCGAGCTGTTATCCACTAAATCGAATACACATTCGGGTACGGTAGGGAGGCTGGCGGAGATTCCTTGTGGCATCCTGCGAGCCACCACGCCGCTCCTGGTGGACGACCGACACGAGCGCTAGCCATCCGCCAGGAGTGCAACTTTCTTGCGGCAATGAGTGACTGTCTCAGAGACCGCGTGACCCTGGAAAGCGCAGGTCAGGCGTCTCTGTCGCCGTCAAACCGCAGGCGTTCACGCCAGCCTCAGCCGACCCTTATCCCCTCAAGCGGTCTCCGCACCCTCGGGGCGTTAGATAGGATCTCAGTGCACTCCTGGCGGAAGATGAGCGCGGCCCGAACTGAGCCGCCAGGAGTGCCCGAGGTGTACAGCGGCAAATGGGGGCAGAACATGGCAGGGGACCTGCAGGACGCAGACGTGGTGTACCTCGACTACAACGCCAGCGCTCCCCTACGGCCAGAGGCCCTCGAGGCGACGCTCAGCGCACTGCGAAGCGTCGGCAATGCGTCAAGCATGCACCACCCCGGCCGCGACGCGGCCACCCGGGTCGATGCAGCCCGCCGCAGCCTTGCTGACCTGCTGCATTGCACCCCAGGCGAGATCATCTTTACGTCTGGTGCTACAGAAGCAAACAACCTCGCTCTGCGGGCCGGCTACGCCCGCGGCGGCTTGCTGGTGACCACTGCTGCTGAGCACCTGGCCGTGGTTGAGACAGCCCGTACCGTCACATCAGAGCAGCCCGGCTCCCTGCTCATTCTTCCGGTCGACAGGGACGGCACGGTCGACCTTGAGCCTCTGGGTGCGGCGCTCGACAACCAGCGGGTGGCGCTCGTCTCCCTCATGCTGGCGAACAACGAGACCGGGGTGCTGACCGACCTGGCCCCGGTCTGTAAGGCCGCTCACGAGGTCGGCGCTCTGGTCCATACCGACGCTACACAGTTCGTTGGACGCCTCCCGCTCGACCTTGGGGAGCTCGATGTCGACCTGCTCTCCCTCTCAGCCCATAAGTTCGGCGGCCCGCAAGGTGTCGGTGCCCTCTTCGTGCGTCGCGGAACGCCCCAGCCGCACCGTCCACTACTCGTCGGCGGCGGGCACGAGCGTGGGTGGCGGGCCGGCACGCTCAATGTGGCTGGAATCACGGGGCTAGGGGCTGCTGCTCAAGCCGCTGGCCTACATCTCGCCGATGAGGTGGCCAGGGTCAGCGCATTGCGCGACGCCCTAGAAGCCGCTCTGACCGCCGAGATCGGCGACTGCTGGATCAACGGAGCCCGCGTTCCTCGCCTTCCGGGAGTAACCAGCATTACGTTCCCTGGCCTGCCTGCCGACGCAGTCCTCGCGGCCATGCCGCAGGTGGCCGCGTCCGACGGGAGCGCATGCTCGTCAGGAGCTCCTAGCCCCAGTCACGTCCTTCTCGCCATGGGGCACAGCCGTGACGACGCGGACTCCACTGTCCGCTTCTCCCTCGGCCACGCAACCACCGAACGCGACATCGAACGGGCCGCGGCGGCGGCCATCGACGCCGTTAGACACGTCCGGTCGGTCATGGCCGCGACGACCGAGCCCTGACCGGCGTTATCCCCACGCAGACACGTTCCCTCTCGATCTTGCTCTTGAAAGGCCCCCTCGCATGTCAGACAGCCGGCTCTCTGAAGCCGTGGAGCTCTCCTTTGGGCGCCACGAAACATTTGCCCCGCGTTTCGGCTGGCTACACAAGGCGTATATGCAGGTCAAGCACGACAGTGAGATCTTCCACCGCGAGGATGCTCCTGTCCTGCTCGGCGTGGGCAAGAACATGGTGTATTCCATGCGTCACTGGTCGAAGGCGTTCAAACTCACCAAGGAGCACCCGCACGAGGACCCCTCCTACCGGGCCTTGATCGCATCTCCGACCTGGCGGGCCCGGTGGCTGCTCGACGAAGAGGGAGCAGACCCCTACCTCGAGGACACGGGCAGCTTGTGGCTGCTGCACTGGTGGTTGCTGTCGAATGACACTGAAGCCAAGTGCTGGGCGCCGAGCTGGTACATGATCTTCAACCTGGCACCCCGTTCCCGAGTCACCTCGGCGGAGATGACCAGCTTCATCACGCGCTACGTCCACGAGAACTTCGAGGAGAAGGACTGGCCCGCTGGCGAGTCCATCTCGCGAGATGTGGAATGCATGATCAAGATGTACGCACTGGACCAGGAGTTCAACCCGCTGTCGCCGGGTAGCTTCGAGGACCTTCTCATGTCCCCCTTCCGTGAACTTGGCCTGCTGGAAGGCCAGGGCAAGGGCAAGGAGCGCGCCTGGCGCTTCACGAACGGATCGCGTTCGAACCTGCCGGCACCCGTTCTCGCGTACGCCTGTCTGGACTTCGCCGCGCGGTCCTCGGCGAACGCCGGATCCATCTCGCTGGCCCGACTCGCGCAGGACCCGGGATCTCCAGGCCGGGCATTCCGCATGCGGGAACCGGACCTGGCAAAGGCTATTGAATCTCTCGTCAGCGACCACCCGGACCTGCAGATCGTCTCGGCGCTCGGTCAGAGCAGCCTGGCCTTCTCCAAGGCTCCTCTGCCGCTTGCCTGGGACATCCTCGACGCACACTACGGACGCGTGCGCGAGCGCGAGGGATTCCCCACGCCCCAGGAATGGACCAAGAAGTACCCCGCGCTTGACGGCAACGCTCCCAAGCGGACGCGTAAGAAGATGCCCCAGCAGGTCGAGGCGCTG from Streptomyces drozdowiczii carries:
- a CDS encoding DUF4007 family protein, with protein sequence MSDSRLSEAVELSFGRHETFAPRFGWLHKAYMQVKHDSEIFHREDAPVLLGVGKNMVYSMRHWSKAFKLTKEHPHEDPSYRALIASPTWRARWLLDEEGADPYLEDTGSLWLLHWWLLSNDTEAKCWAPSWYMIFNLAPRSRVTSAEMTSFITRYVHENFEEKDWPAGESISRDVECMIKMYALDQEFNPLSPGSFEDLLMSPFRELGLLEGQGKGKERAWRFTNGSRSNLPAPVLAYACLDFAARSSANAGSISLARLAQDPGSPGRAFRMREPDLAKAIESLVSDHPDLQIVSALGQSSLAFSKAPLPLAWDILDAHYGRVREREGFPTPQEWTKKYPALDGNAPKRTRKKMPQQVEALDLIEEIA